A stretch of the Chthoniobacterales bacterium genome encodes the following:
- a CDS encoding TIM barrel protein yields MLALSTCWNSHRHTKGEDMLREIVDLGFTNVELSHGLNLSMIEGALKFAERGEVNFTSLHNFCPQPVEVMTDSPDCYEFTSSRPETRQRAVKMTLQTIEYAERFGAKRIVLHSGSVGPMRGFTRKLIAMIMDGGFASKAYGEEKLRGVQQREAASLEYVNRLVETLKPVVAAAGEKGIRLGIENRDSYEQLPSEREFPALLDKLGDTCGYWHDFGHAQRKQNMGFLDHRAWLEKIASRAIGCHLHDARWPVEDHRVPFTGDIDYAALVPLFPKGTPFIIELNPKREGGDIAAAAERWRKEFGE; encoded by the coding sequence ATGCTCGCACTCTCGACCTGCTGGAATTCCCACCGCCACACCAAGGGCGAAGACATGCTCCGCGAGATCGTCGATCTGGGCTTCACCAACGTCGAACTCAGCCACGGCCTGAACCTTTCCATGATCGAAGGCGCGCTGAAGTTCGCCGAGCGCGGCGAGGTCAATTTCACGAGCCTCCACAACTTCTGCCCGCAGCCCGTCGAGGTGATGACCGATTCGCCGGACTGCTACGAATTCACCTCCAGCCGGCCGGAGACCCGCCAGCGCGCGGTGAAGATGACCCTCCAAACGATCGAATACGCCGAGCGCTTCGGCGCAAAGCGGATCGTCCTCCACTCCGGCAGCGTCGGCCCGATGCGGGGCTTCACGCGCAAGCTCATCGCCATGATCATGGACGGCGGCTTCGCTTCGAAGGCCTACGGCGAGGAAAAGCTCCGCGGCGTGCAACAGCGCGAGGCCGCCTCCCTGGAATACGTCAACCGCCTCGTCGAGACGCTGAAGCCGGTGGTCGCCGCCGCCGGCGAGAAGGGCATCCGCCTTGGCATCGAGAACCGCGATTCCTACGAGCAACTGCCCTCCGAACGTGAGTTTCCCGCGCTCCTCGACAAGCTCGGCGACACCTGCGGCTACTGGCACGATTTTGGTCACGCCCAGCGGAAGCAGAACATGGGCTTCCTCGACCACCGCGCCTGGCTCGAGAAAATCGCTTCCCGCGCGATCGGCTGCCACCTGCACGACGCCCGCTGGCCCGTGGAGGACCACCGCGTGCCCTTCACCGGCGACATCGACTACGCCGCCCTCGTCCCGCTTTTTCCGAAAGGCACGCCCTTCATCATCGAGCTGAATCCCAAACGCGAAGGCGGTGACATCGCCGCCGCGGCGGAGCGCTGGCGCAAGGAATTCGGCGAGTGA
- a CDS encoding lysylphosphatidylglycerol synthase transmembrane domain-containing protein has translation MKRFVTTTIQLAVSIALLWWIFHDPEKRASMAEALRAANWWWFLPGVACVGAVTALQIQRWQWLLHAIDIRLTWLRTAQLNLIGMFFNLFLLGATGGDVVRIFYAMREAKTDKAGAFLSIALERVIGLMALAFVSAAVVALQWNTLMGSPVARVSVLTIGLILGASIAVVVAGALVAVLRLESRLPARLPLRRAIVDLAVATQRYAKAPGALIAAFLISIPSHLLLFATFYFAARALTDSLSLVDIFSVMPIVNVLTSLPISFGGLGAREQLFQSLLGSLNGTPAAQAVLIGSCGYLMQVLWSLVGGLVYLFYRPSDGHTASIHEMTEATADIAEHPESTP, from the coding sequence ATGAAACGTTTCGTCACCACCACCATCCAGCTTGCCGTCTCGATCGCGCTGCTCTGGTGGATCTTTCACGATCCCGAAAAGCGCGCCAGCATGGCCGAAGCCCTGCGGGCCGCAAACTGGTGGTGGTTCCTGCCCGGCGTCGCCTGCGTGGGCGCCGTCACCGCCCTGCAAATCCAGCGCTGGCAATGGCTGCTGCACGCGATCGACATCCGCCTCACCTGGCTGCGCACGGCCCAGCTCAACCTCATCGGCATGTTCTTCAACCTCTTCCTGCTCGGCGCGACCGGCGGGGACGTCGTCCGGATCTTTTACGCCATGCGTGAGGCGAAGACCGACAAGGCCGGCGCATTCCTCAGCATCGCGCTCGAGCGCGTGATCGGGTTGATGGCGCTCGCCTTCGTCTCCGCGGCGGTGGTCGCCCTGCAATGGAACACGCTGATGGGTTCGCCGGTGGCCCGGGTCTCCGTGCTCACGATCGGCCTCATCCTCGGCGCGTCGATCGCCGTGGTCGTGGCCGGCGCTCTCGTCGCGGTGCTCCGCCTCGAGAGCCGCCTGCCCGCCCGCCTCCCGCTGCGGCGCGCGATCGTCGATCTCGCCGTCGCCACCCAACGCTACGCGAAGGCGCCCGGCGCGCTCATCGCGGCCTTCCTCATCTCGATTCCGTCGCACCTCCTGCTCTTCGCGACGTTCTACTTCGCCGCCCGCGCGCTCACCGACAGTCTCAGCCTCGTCGACATCTTCTCCGTCATGCCGATCGTGAACGTCCTCACGTCGCTGCCGATCAGCTTCGGCGGCCTCGGCGCCCGCGAGCAGCTCTTCCAATCCCTGCTCGGCTCGCTCAACGGCACGCCCGCCGCCCAGGCCGTGCTCATCGGCAGCTGCGGCTATCTCATGCAGGTGCTGTGGAGCCTCGTCGGCGGCCTCGTCTATCTCTTTTACCGCCCCAGCGACGGCCACACCGCCTCGATTCACGAAATGACCGAGGCCACTGCCGACATCGCCGAGCACCCGGAATCCACGCCATGA
- a CDS encoding dihydrofolate reductase family protein translates to MNRRDRPRVIANFAITADGKISTREHTPANFTSPRDKKRLLEIRARGDAILVGRNTVATDTMSMTLPDRALRAKRRERGLPAEPSRVIVSASGNLDPGWKVFTSRGAPRIVFSTFHMPDAIRGALVPLCDLHLLDADEIPLEDVLTALREIYDVRTLVCEGGPTIFRQLVELDALDELHLTVAPRIFGGAQAPTLTGTHPGFLASIRHLRLESLRTHGEECYLRYRVRRP, encoded by the coding sequence ATGAACCGCCGTGATCGCCCGCGCGTGATCGCGAACTTCGCCATCACCGCGGACGGCAAAATCTCCACTCGCGAGCATACGCCCGCGAACTTCACTTCGCCCCGCGACAAGAAACGCCTGCTCGAGATTCGCGCCCGCGGCGACGCCATTCTCGTCGGCCGGAACACCGTCGCGACAGACACGATGAGCATGACGCTGCCCGATCGAGCCCTGCGTGCGAAGCGCCGCGAGCGGGGCCTGCCCGCCGAGCCATCGCGCGTGATCGTGAGCGCCAGCGGCAACCTCGATCCCGGCTGGAAGGTCTTCACCTCCCGCGGCGCCCCGCGCATCGTCTTCAGCACGTTTCACATGCCCGACGCCATCCGCGGCGCGCTGGTTCCGCTCTGCGACCTCCATTTGCTCGACGCGGACGAGATCCCCCTCGAGGACGTCCTCACCGCCCTGCGCGAGATCTACGACGTGCGCACGCTCGTCTGCGAAGGCGGCCCCACGATCTTCCGCCAACTCGTCGAGCTCGACGCTCTGGACGAACTCCACCTCACCGTCGCCCCCCGCATTTTCGGCGGCGCCCAGGCGCCGACCCTCACCGGCACGCACCCCGGATTTCTCGCGTCCATCCGCCATCTGAGACTCGAATCCCTGCGCACGCACGGCGAGGAGTGCTACCTTCGTTATCGCGTCCGTCGTCCATGA
- a CDS encoding SRPBCC family protein has protein sequence MNTESTIVIRASKEKIFESAADLSRWPAVLPHYRYITYLERGTDRHIVKMAAERDGVPIAWVSEQVIDRERLEIRFTHLKAFTKGMGVVWSFEEKPEGTLVRIVHVLRFRIPALAAIADRIIGGFFIDDIAHKTLSAFKAHLEAPAQ, from the coding sequence ATGAATACCGAGAGCACCATCGTCATCCGCGCCTCGAAGGAAAAAATCTTCGAGTCCGCCGCCGACCTCTCGCGCTGGCCGGCGGTGCTCCCGCATTACCGCTACATCACCTACCTCGAGCGCGGGACGGACCGCCACATCGTGAAGATGGCCGCCGAGCGCGACGGCGTGCCGATCGCCTGGGTCTCCGAGCAGGTGATCGACCGCGAGCGGCTCGAGATCAGGTTCACCCACCTGAAGGCCTTCACGAAGGGCATGGGCGTCGTGTGGTCCTTCGAAGAGAAACCCGAGGGCACCCTCGTTCGGATCGTTCACGTTTTGAGATTTCGCATTCCCGCTCTCGCCGCCATCGCCGACCGCATTATCGGCGGTTTTTTCATCGACGACATCGCCCACAAGACGCTTTCCGCGTTCAAGGCCCACCTCGAGGCCCCCGCGCAATGA